In the genome of Pseudomonas sp. LBUM920, one region contains:
- a CDS encoding LysR substrate-binding domain-containing protein — protein MRDLPPTATLRAFEVATRHATQSAVSHQLKHLEAIWGLELFQRGKSLTLTPAGAALAPIVREFFMNLQATLADLREHKGRVRLKVSTTYSFALKWLLPRLPSLSQQHPEILITLETSDKAITFSSSESDVAIRLGNGNYPGLHSEFLLREQIFPVASPDLLHRFGLPQTPAQLLRYPLLTRDGADLVPKWEAWFQHVGTGIAALKESVRFADTNMTIEAALLGQGVALARSGHVEAQIRDGSLVRLFDVPFDSPVAYYFVCPKGIESQPHVVSFRHWLMEASQQAQLSYR, from the coding sequence ATGAGAGACTTACCGCCCACCGCCACCTTGCGCGCCTTTGAGGTTGCCACGCGGCATGCCACCCAAAGTGCTGTCAGCCATCAGTTAAAACACCTTGAAGCGATTTGGGGTTTGGAGCTTTTTCAGCGCGGCAAGTCGCTGACGTTGACACCCGCCGGCGCCGCGCTAGCGCCGATCGTGCGTGAGTTTTTCATGAACCTGCAAGCCACCCTGGCTGACCTTCGGGAACACAAAGGCCGGGTGCGCCTCAAGGTCAGCACCACTTACTCCTTTGCGCTCAAATGGCTGCTTCCCAGGTTGCCGAGTCTGTCGCAGCAGCACCCGGAAATTCTGATTACGCTTGAGACCAGCGACAAAGCCATCACGTTTTCCAGCAGTGAGTCTGACGTGGCGATCCGCCTGGGCAATGGTAATTATCCGGGCCTGCATTCGGAGTTTCTGCTCAGGGAACAGATTTTCCCCGTGGCCAGCCCCGATCTCCTGCACCGCTTTGGCCTGCCACAGACGCCTGCGCAGTTATTGCGTTACCCATTGCTGACGCGCGATGGCGCAGACCTGGTGCCGAAGTGGGAGGCCTGGTTCCAGCATGTCGGCACGGGCATCGCGGCGCTCAAGGAAAGTGTGCGCTTTGCAGACACCAATATGACCATCGAGGCTGCGCTGTTGGGCCAGGGCGTCGCGCTTGCCCGCAGCGGGCATGTCGAAGCGCAGATCCGCGACGGCAGTTTGGTCAGGCTGTTTGATGTGCCGTTCGACTCCCCGGTGGCCTACTACTTTGTCTGCCCAAAAGGCATCGAATCACAGCCCCACGTCGTCAGTTTTCGTCACTGGCTGATGGAAGCGTCACAGCAGGCACAACTGAGCTATCGCTAA
- a CDS encoding DMT family transporter — protein sequence MPFHIVLLILFAALLHASWNALLRGGADRLWSMTVMCLAVATASALIAPLVTPPARASWCYAGLSAVLHVGYNLFLVRSYKVGDLGQTYPISRGASPILIALSAAFFVGEAVTGVALLGIALVSGGIVSLAFNNRRLAVPSLPYALGTGIFIAAYSVTDGIGARLSGAPLAYTVWMCALWGVLMPLVYIGLRGTRSLFSSRPGVATALGGGLVSLLAYAIIIYAMSYAPMGAVSALRETSVLFAALIGYWFLGEAFTLRKFLACAVIALGAVLIG from the coding sequence ATGCCTTTTCATATTGTTTTGCTGATTCTGTTCGCCGCCCTCCTGCACGCCAGCTGGAACGCGCTGCTGCGCGGCGGCGCCGACAGGTTGTGGTCGATGACGGTGATGTGCCTGGCGGTGGCCACTGCCAGCGCGCTCATCGCGCCGTTGGTGACGCCGCCCGCGCGGGCCAGTTGGTGCTATGCCGGCCTCTCGGCGGTGCTGCATGTGGGCTATAACCTGTTTCTGGTTCGCAGCTACAAGGTTGGCGACCTGGGGCAAACCTACCCGATTTCCCGCGGTGCCTCGCCTATCCTGATCGCCCTCAGCGCTGCGTTTTTTGTCGGGGAAGCAGTCACCGGCGTGGCGCTGCTGGGCATTGCGCTGGTGTCTGGCGGCATCGTTTCCCTGGCGTTCAACAACCGCAGGCTTGCCGTTCCCAGCCTGCCGTACGCATTAGGCACTGGGATTTTTATTGCGGCTTACAGCGTGACCGACGGTATTGGCGCACGGCTGTCTGGCGCGCCTTTGGCGTATACCGTATGGATGTGCGCGTTGTGGGGCGTGTTGATGCCTCTGGTGTATATCGGTTTACGTGGGACGCGCAGTTTGTTCAGCTCGCGACCCGGTGTCGCGACAGCCTTGGGCGGCGGGCTGGTCTCGCTGCTGGCCTACGCGATCATTATCTACGCGATGTCCTATGCGCCCATGGGCGCGGTGTCTGCATTGCGCGAAACCAGCGTGTTGTTTGCCGCGCTGATCGGTTATTGGTTTCTCGGCGAGGCCTTCACGCTGCGCAAGTTTCTGGCCTGCGCAGTGATTGCGCTCGGCGCTGTACTTATCGGCTGA
- a CDS encoding SDR family oxidoreductase encodes MSTLLQAPVILITGGSRGVGAATARLAAARGYDVAISYVSDEAAALAVANDVKAAGRRALAVRADSAEPEQVAALFAAIDREFGRVDVLVNNAGILGPQSRLEDLDFARMQRIFAVNAIGPMLCAQQAVKRMSHRHNGRGGVVINVSSGAARLGSPNEYIDYAASKGALETFTIGFAKEVARDGIRVNCIRPGHIYTDMHASGGEPGRVDRVKDSIPMGRGGQPEEVARAILWLASDEASFITGTFLDVTGGK; translated from the coding sequence ATGAGCACCCTTCTCCAGGCCCCTGTCATCCTGATTACCGGTGGCAGCCGCGGCGTCGGTGCGGCCACCGCGCGACTGGCCGCCGCGCGCGGCTACGATGTCGCGATCAGCTACGTGTCCGACGAGGCCGCCGCTCTGGCCGTGGCGAATGACGTGAAAGCCGCCGGACGGCGAGCGCTGGCGGTACGCGCCGATAGCGCAGAGCCAGAGCAGGTCGCGGCGCTATTCGCCGCGATTGACCGCGAGTTCGGCCGTGTCGACGTGTTGGTCAACAACGCGGGCATACTCGGACCACAATCGCGCCTCGAAGACCTCGACTTTGCACGCATGCAGCGCATCTTCGCGGTCAATGCCATCGGCCCGATGCTGTGCGCGCAACAAGCGGTCAAACGCATGTCCCATCGCCATAACGGCCGCGGCGGCGTTGTTATCAATGTATCCTCGGGCGCGGCCCGGCTCGGCAGTCCGAACGAATATATCGACTACGCTGCCTCAAAAGGCGCCCTGGAGACGTTCACCATCGGCTTCGCCAAAGAAGTCGCGCGAGACGGCATCCGCGTCAACTGCATCCGCCCCGGCCATATCTACACCGACATGCACGCCAGCGGCGGAGAGCCGGGTCGGGTCGATCGGGTCAAGGACTCGATCCCCATGGGCCGCGGCGGACAACCCGAAGAAGTTGCGCGGGCTATCCTGTGGCTGGCGAGCGATGAAGCGTCGTTCATTACCGGGACGTTTCTTGACGTCACCGGGGGCAAGTAA
- a CDS encoding efflux transporter outer membrane subunit — translation MIPRTLPLLLTVGLLSACTVGPNYHGAPDVAPKTLAAGHLPHADSASASAPGVAQWWRTLGDAQLNQLVEQALQNSPDIATAQARVKQSRASLSGAQANAMPKVTGDAAMLKLRSPDTSALGGSNGGGRGPLSLYLAGFDASWEADLFGGTRRAVEAAQAEADASQARLADAQVQLAAETVQAYTDLRDQQARLALVDASVGIENQALDLTQQRRERGVASQLQLEQVLTQAQNTQAQRLPLQAAIVESLDQLGLLCGLEPGELDSQLATARPLPAIPEAVPVADPAALLKARPDIRIAERQLASSNAQIGEKTADWFPKLSLMGDLSFSAGDPGHLARKDNGTWLILPRITWNALDFGRVAASVKGAEAGRDEALANYKSVVLSALRDADVALARYGHQRQNVLLLRAVESSAVRAADLTRQRYRAGTASTLDWLDAERTRYQAQESRISADAELLKDFASLHKALGLGWTR, via the coding sequence ATGATTCCTCGCACCCTTCCCCTCTTGCTGACCGTCGGCCTGTTGTCGGCCTGCACCGTCGGCCCGAACTACCACGGTGCCCCCGACGTCGCGCCAAAGACCCTGGCGGCTGGGCACCTGCCGCACGCTGACAGCGCATCGGCAAGCGCTCCCGGTGTCGCGCAGTGGTGGCGAACCCTGGGCGACGCGCAATTGAACCAGCTGGTGGAGCAAGCCCTGCAAAACAGCCCGGACATTGCCACGGCACAGGCGCGCGTCAAGCAGTCCCGCGCAAGCCTCAGCGGCGCGCAAGCCAACGCGATGCCCAAGGTCACCGGGGACGCCGCGATGCTCAAACTGCGCTCCCCGGACACCTCCGCGCTGGGTGGCAGCAATGGCGGTGGCCGAGGCCCGTTGAGCCTGTACCTCGCCGGTTTCGATGCCAGTTGGGAGGCCGACCTGTTTGGCGGCACACGCCGTGCAGTCGAAGCCGCCCAGGCAGAGGCCGACGCCTCCCAGGCCCGGTTGGCTGACGCCCAAGTGCAACTGGCTGCCGAAACAGTGCAGGCCTACACCGACCTGCGCGACCAGCAAGCACGCCTGGCACTGGTCGACGCCAGCGTCGGCATCGAAAACCAGGCCCTGGACCTCACCCAGCAACGGCGCGAACGCGGCGTGGCCTCGCAACTGCAACTGGAGCAGGTACTGACACAGGCCCAAAACACCCAGGCCCAACGCCTGCCGCTGCAAGCCGCCATCGTCGAATCGCTCGACCAGCTTGGCCTGCTCTGCGGCCTGGAACCCGGCGAGCTGGACAGCCAACTGGCCACCGCGCGGCCGCTGCCTGCTATCCCGGAGGCGGTGCCGGTCGCCGACCCGGCCGCGCTATTGAAGGCCCGCCCGGACATCCGCATCGCCGAACGCCAACTGGCATCGAGCAATGCCCAGATTGGCGAGAAGACCGCAGACTGGTTTCCCAAACTGAGCTTGATGGGCGACCTGTCGTTCTCGGCCGGTGACCCTGGGCACCTTGCACGCAAGGACAACGGCACCTGGTTGATCCTGCCTCGGATCACCTGGAACGCGCTGGATTTCGGCCGTGTTGCCGCCAGCGTCAAAGGGGCAGAGGCTGGACGTGACGAGGCCCTGGCCAACTATAAAAGCGTGGTGTTGAGTGCCTTGCGCGATGCCGACGTGGCGTTGGCGCGTTACGGGCACCAGCGCCAGAACGTGCTGCTGTTGCGCGCGGTGGAATCTTCCGCAGTGCGTGCAGCCGACCTGACGCGTCAGCGTTACCGTGCAGGTACCGCGAGTACGCTGGATTGGCTGGATGCGGAGCGCACGCGCTATCAGGCGCAAGAAAGCCGGATCTCCGCGGACGCAGAGTTGCTGAAGGATTTTGCGTCGTTGCACAAGGCGCTGGGGCTGGGATGGACACGGTGA
- a CDS encoding DUF1993 family protein, translated as MSLYTITIPCFAQMLNSLKGLLSKGDAHAAALAFDPQVLLDSRLAPDMHPLATQVRYACTQAREAVERLSGHPLSTLQAPASMAEALALIDQTLAVLTGADRSVIERRADESIAIELPGDIAFQMTGNEYAVNWATPQFYFHLMTAYNILRHNGVPLGKADYVPHMFAYVRQG; from the coding sequence ATGTCGCTCTATACCATTACCATTCCCTGCTTCGCCCAGATGCTGAACTCGCTCAAAGGCCTGCTCTCCAAGGGTGACGCTCACGCTGCAGCACTGGCTTTCGACCCGCAAGTTCTTCTCGATTCACGCCTGGCACCCGACATGCACCCCCTGGCGACCCAGGTTCGCTACGCCTGCACCCAGGCGCGCGAGGCGGTTGAGCGGCTAAGCGGGCATCCGCTGTCGACGCTGCAGGCCCCGGCCTCAATGGCTGAGGCGCTCGCACTGATCGACCAGACGCTGGCAGTGCTCACCGGCGCTGACCGCAGCGTGATTGAGCGTCGTGCGGATGAATCCATCGCCATCGAACTCCCCGGTGATATCGCCTTCCAGATGACCGGCAACGAATACGCCGTCAATTGGGCCACGCCGCAGTTCTATTTTCACCTGATGACCGCCTACAACATCCTGCGCCATAACGGCGTGCCGCTGGGCAAAGCGGACTATGTACCGCACATGTTCGCGTATGTGCGTCAGGGCTGA
- a CDS encoding DHA2 family efflux MFS transporter permease subunit has translation MAEALMAEVAAEKPRNASLTDWIAVAAGALGALLATLDVSITNSALPQIQGQIGATGTEGTWIATGYLMSEIVMIPLAAWLTRVFGLRRFLIGTALMFTAFSMFCGLSSSLGAMIAGRIGQGFAGGAMIPTAQTIVRTRLPPHQLAIGTTMFGMTVILGPLLGPVIGGWLTENINWRWCFFLNLPISIALITLLITGLPSERMNLQRFISADWLGILGLAMGLSSLTVVLEEGQREHWFDSLLITWLSIATVIGFFLIAVGQLRSSTPIVRLQLVLNKSFGSVLLIGTAVGAGIYGTAYLVPQFLGILSGYNAQQSGAIMLLSGIPAFLLMPILPRMLGRYDLRWMVGAGLLLYWASCFVDTQLTAESVGHDFVWSQLLRGFGQILVMMPLSQLSMRSVETRDAGDAAGLYNMSRNLGGTIGLALLGVLMDRRSHFHDDRLREGIQANSQLAQDHMASHTASYLAQTGDASTSQAQAFAQLANDIAQQASVMAYNDSFYVLGLAMLACLPLIFILKKRTVQR, from the coding sequence ATGGCTGAAGCACTGATGGCCGAGGTGGCCGCAGAAAAACCACGCAACGCCTCGCTGACCGACTGGATCGCCGTGGCTGCCGGCGCACTCGGCGCCTTGCTGGCGACGCTGGACGTGTCGATCACCAACTCGGCGCTGCCGCAGATTCAGGGGCAAATCGGCGCAACCGGCACCGAAGGCACGTGGATCGCCACGGGCTATCTGATGTCGGAAATCGTCATGATCCCCCTCGCCGCCTGGCTGACTCGCGTATTCGGCCTGCGCCGGTTCCTGATCGGCACGGCCTTGATGTTCACGGCGTTTTCGATGTTCTGTGGCCTGTCCTCCAGCCTCGGCGCCATGATCGCCGGGCGCATCGGCCAGGGGTTCGCCGGCGGCGCGATGATTCCCACCGCGCAAACCATCGTGCGCACGCGCCTGCCGCCGCACCAACTGGCCATCGGCACCACGATGTTTGGCATGACCGTGATCCTCGGCCCCTTGCTTGGCCCGGTCATCGGCGGCTGGCTCACGGAAAACATCAACTGGCGGTGGTGCTTCTTTCTCAATCTGCCCATCAGCATCGCTCTGATCACGCTGCTGATCACCGGCCTGCCAAGCGAGCGCATGAACCTGCAACGCTTCATCAGTGCCGACTGGTTGGGCATCCTCGGCCTGGCCATGGGCCTGAGTTCGCTGACGGTGGTACTGGAAGAAGGCCAGCGTGAGCATTGGTTCGACTCGCTGCTGATCACGTGGCTGAGCATCGCCACGGTGATCGGCTTTTTCCTGATTGCGGTCGGGCAGTTGCGCTCGAGTACGCCGATCGTGCGACTGCAACTGGTGCTGAACAAAAGCTTTGGCAGCGTGCTGTTGATCGGTACCGCCGTGGGCGCCGGGATTTATGGCACGGCGTATCTGGTGCCGCAGTTCCTGGGCATCCTCTCGGGCTACAACGCGCAGCAGTCCGGCGCGATCATGTTGCTGTCGGGGATACCGGCGTTTTTGCTTATGCCCATTTTGCCGCGCATGCTCGGCCGTTATGACCTGCGCTGGATGGTCGGTGCCGGCCTGTTGCTGTATTGGGCCAGCTGCTTTGTCGACACCCAACTCACCGCCGAGAGTGTCGGGCACGACTTTGTCTGGTCGCAGCTATTGCGTGGTTTTGGGCAGATTCTGGTGATGATGCCGCTCAGCCAACTGTCGATGCGTTCGGTCGAGACCCGTGACGCCGGGGACGCCGCCGGGCTTTACAACATGTCGCGCAACCTGGGCGGCACCATCGGCCTGGCCTTGCTCGGCGTGCTGATGGACCGGCGCAGCCACTTTCATGACGACAGGCTGCGCGAAGGCATCCAGGCCAACAGCCAGTTGGCGCAGGACCACATGGCGAGCCACACCGCCAGCTACCTCGCGCAAACCGGCGATGCCTCGACGTCGCAAGCGCAGGCGTTCGCACAACTTGCCAATGACATTGCGCAACAAGCCTCGGTGATGGCCTACAACGACTCGTTTTATGTACTGGGACTCGCGATGCTGGCGTGCCTGCCCCTGATCTTCATCCTGAAAAAGCGCACGGTACAACGATGA
- a CDS encoding HlyD family secretion protein, with protein sequence MSAAPPSPQVIPEDTVNRQRGKARRILLTIATVALLGAVGWAAWWWLSGRFIQTTDDAYLQADSISVAPKISGYVAQVLVSDNQNVKRGDVLVRLDARKYQAVSDEASATIAARTADYAKAQADLVQQDSTIAEARAQLQGAEADAKHAQAEVARYAPLARSGAEPEERLAQLNNQLAQARSTVAAKQAALRSSQTRYGTLEAQLKQAQAQLGVAKASEAQSQLDVDDAVIRSPLDGRVADRGVRVGQYVQPGTRLLTVVPISAIYLTANYKETQIGDMRPGQSVSVHVDALPGRDLQGHIDSLSPGTGAQFALLPPSNATGNFTKIVQRVPVRISLDIPDEVRVALMPGLSATVDVDTRTPAADANHG encoded by the coding sequence ATGTCCGCTGCACCTCCCTCGCCTCAGGTCATTCCTGAAGACACCGTCAACCGTCAACGCGGCAAGGCTCGACGGATCCTCCTGACCATCGCCACCGTCGCACTTTTGGGTGCTGTGGGTTGGGCCGCCTGGTGGTGGCTCAGCGGACGTTTCATCCAGACCACCGACGACGCCTACCTGCAAGCCGACAGCATCAGCGTGGCGCCCAAGATCAGTGGCTACGTCGCCCAAGTGCTGGTCAGTGACAACCAGAACGTAAAGCGCGGCGACGTGCTGGTGCGCCTGGATGCGCGCAAATACCAGGCCGTCAGCGATGAAGCCTCGGCCACAATCGCCGCGCGCACGGCCGATTACGCCAAGGCCCAGGCCGACCTGGTGCAGCAGGACTCGACCATTGCCGAAGCGCGCGCGCAGTTGCAAGGCGCCGAGGCCGATGCGAAACACGCGCAGGCCGAAGTCGCGCGCTATGCCCCGCTGGCGCGTTCAGGTGCCGAGCCCGAAGAGCGCCTGGCGCAGCTCAATAACCAATTGGCCCAGGCCCGCAGCACCGTGGCAGCCAAACAGGCCGCCTTGCGTTCCAGTCAGACCCGCTACGGCACGCTTGAAGCGCAGCTCAAACAAGCCCAGGCGCAACTCGGCGTGGCCAAGGCCAGCGAGGCGCAGAGCCAGCTGGACGTGGATGACGCAGTGATTCGCAGCCCGCTGGACGGGCGCGTGGCCGACCGCGGCGTACGTGTCGGTCAATATGTGCAGCCCGGCACCCGCTTGCTGACCGTGGTGCCGATCAGCGCGATTTATCTGACCGCCAACTATAAGGAAACCCAGATCGGCGACATGCGCCCCGGCCAATCCGTCAGCGTGCACGTCGACGCGCTGCCAGGGCGTGATCTGCAGGGCCATATCGACAGCCTGTCCCCAGGCACCGGCGCGCAGTTCGCGCTGCTGCCGCCCTCGAATGCCACCGGCAACTTCACCAAAATCGTGCAGCGCGTACCCGTGCGCATCTCGCTGGACATACCCGATGAGGTGCGCGTGGCGTTGATGCCTGGTCTGTCGGCAACCGTTGACGTCGACACCCGCACCCCCGCCGCGGACGCCAACCATGGCTGA
- the arr gene encoding NAD(+)--rifampin ADP-ribosyltransferase, whose product MSNAAGMFIRQYFHGTRADLKPGDMIRVGYPSNFTEGRALSWVYFAGTLDAAIWGAELALGHERERIYVVEPTGPIVDDPNVTDKKFPGNPTLSYRSCEPLRVVAEVTQWQGHSPERLQQMKDNLARLKAEGGDVILD is encoded by the coding sequence ATGTCAAACGCCGCCGGCATGTTTATACGACAGTACTTTCACGGCACTCGCGCTGACCTCAAGCCCGGAGACATGATCCGCGTCGGTTATCCGTCCAATTTCACCGAAGGGCGAGCGCTGTCCTGGGTTTATTTTGCGGGCACGCTGGACGCCGCTATCTGGGGCGCCGAACTGGCGCTAGGTCATGAGCGCGAACGCATTTATGTCGTAGAGCCCACGGGCCCGATCGTGGACGACCCCAACGTGACGGATAAGAAGTTTCCCGGCAATCCGACGCTGTCCTATCGCTCCTGCGAGCCACTGCGGGTCGTTGCCGAAGTGACCCAGTGGCAAGGGCATTCGCCGGAGCGGTTGCAGCAGATGAAGGACAACCTCGCTCGTTTAAAGGCCGAGGGCGGCGATGTCATCCTCGACTGA
- a CDS encoding CerR family C-terminal domain-containing protein, producing the protein MARHKPAAEGGYQRGEETRARIVDAAVVVFGERGYDGASTRDIATAAGVNAPAIQYYFDGKEGIYLECVEHLIALLWRKMAPCVEAAECALADQASDDKTLIDVSLGILGTVVSTIQDSPQTTAWRTFLDRHQAGLCPESATTAFEDRFKARIGRVIRQLIARLAGIAVEDERTVIHSMALFTQGLAFRVQKPKLLEALKWAEVNQKEMELVRDVVLMQARFTLEGLVKQRGVVAT; encoded by the coding sequence ATGGCACGACATAAACCTGCCGCCGAGGGTGGTTATCAGCGTGGTGAAGAAACCCGCGCGCGTATTGTCGACGCGGCGGTCGTGGTATTTGGCGAGCGCGGCTACGACGGCGCGTCGACCCGCGACATCGCCACGGCCGCGGGCGTCAACGCCCCGGCGATTCAGTACTATTTTGACGGCAAGGAAGGCATCTATCTGGAGTGTGTCGAGCACTTGATCGCACTGCTGTGGCGCAAGATGGCGCCTTGCGTGGAGGCCGCCGAATGCGCGTTGGCCGATCAGGCCTCGGACGATAAAACCCTGATCGACGTGTCGCTGGGTATCCTCGGTACGGTGGTTTCCACCATCCAGGACAGCCCGCAAACCACCGCCTGGCGTACGTTTCTAGACCGCCACCAGGCCGGCCTGTGCCCAGAAAGCGCGACAACAGCGTTTGAGGATCGCTTCAAGGCGCGCATTGGCCGGGTTATCCGCCAACTGATCGCGCGCCTGGCCGGTATTGCGGTGGAGGACGAGCGCACCGTGATTCACTCGATGGCACTGTTCACCCAAGGCCTGGCATTCCGGGTGCAAAAACCCAAGCTGCTCGAGGCGTTGAAGTGGGCCGAGGTCAACCAGAAGGAAATGGAACTGGTACGCGACGTGGTGCTGATGCAAGCCCGGTTTACCCTGGAAGGCCTGGTCAAGCAACGCGGCGTGGTCGCTACGTGA